Genomic DNA from Salvia miltiorrhiza cultivar Shanhuang (shh) chromosome 1, IMPLAD_Smil_shh, whole genome shotgun sequence:
CATTTATGagtttgaaatacaaaaatataaaagtcctgaaatgattaaatataaaaaattcagCATAAAAAATTTACACTTGTGAAATGAGACATATCATAATTGTGAAATGTAAGCCTTTGCACTCGAGAAATCATATAGAACatttattaaaatgcgattacatataaaagagaaaaagaaagaaaaaacctaaaaacccttgaaagcacatgaaaagcagactaagggtcaaacatcattaaaacctttttacagAAAATCCAAAGGCAAAAACCGCAAAAAcgaaaaagagtgctcgtctaaGAAACATAAACGAAACCAAAGAAGGTGGAAGAGCGGAAAGGAAAGTTTCAGggactccggcctaaccatcgcccctaaCCAATCCCGGCTCAAAACCACCCGAGACGGActagaaaaacataaaaaagagaaaaaaaaaaaccacgaAAAGAGAAAACAAACCAACATGAAGCAAAGGGTGTCGAACACTAAAGTCATCCATCGCCGTGAAGAAGACGGCCGCCGCCAAAAACACAACACCCAACCTTGTATGCAACTCCACCCTCCAACAGCCAGAGACGCACGCCAGCAAGTCCGGACGAAACAACGAGCAGCAAGAACCCGACAGCCAAAACAAGCAGCCAGACCACCCCCCAACGTCCAAATCTCCAAAACCAACAGCCAAAGCACCAGCAGCAGGAAGACCAGGTGCTAGACGAAAGGAAACAAAGATCAACTAGACCCTCAAAATTATATAGAACATATGTGAACCTGTAACCCAAGTACCATGGGTGCTACATAATTTGGTGTGCCACAGGCTGTTTGATGCAGTCAGTCATCCTACAGAAAAATCATCATCAGATTTTCAATTTGCACTTCTactttaaaagaaaattatcaAATTTTCAATTCGCACTTCTGCTTTAAAAGGTAAATACCTAATACAAgacataaaagtaaaataaagtcACAAGTACTGTTCATTCGAGTAGAGCCTCAATCAAAACTAGGCAATAGATTTACGCAACCAAACACTCATCTGTACTAATAGATACCGATGGCAGACATTGGCTTTTTGTGGAAGAAACAAGGACGCCACACAATAAAATCCAagtaaaaactataaattgaaTCCAACATGCTAGAACCAGgcaaaacaaaagacaaattgAAGAGACATGTCCTGTTGAGGGATAAGTGGGAATGGAAATATGTATGGACTCAGTAAAAGATAGGCAAAAATATTTTCAGCAGCCGGACCATATAATATACATCTTTAGGGAAGGTAAAATTTCATTAACGAAAGTGTCAAATTTCCTTAATATCATGCAGATGTCTGACATCAAAGTTGTTAATTCAGCCAATATTGATATTTGATCATAACATTATCAAATTACCCGACTAACGATgcaaaattctaaattaaatccatatacaccaataaaataaactcaaataaataaaaacataagaaATTAAGTTGAATGGATACTGAATTACCTTATCTGTTAAATTCTCATCTGATTGTATAATATCTTCAAAAAAATCGTCATCATCATTGGAATCAGATTTATCACTAGAAAAGTATTCAGCTTCATCAACTTCATCATCGAAATTATCAATATTATCTTCACCAATAGCATCAACAACTATCACACCATCAACATCTGCTCCAGTCCATGATATATTTTCGTTGTTAATATCTGGTTCATTTTGTTGACAAGAAATATGGTCATCCTCAGTGCTTTCAAATTCATTAACCTCTGGATCAACATTGAATACAGCTCTAGGAGTCATCTTCAAAGCTACATGCCAATCTGGATCAACAGGATCTTGAATATACCATGCTTGCTGAGCTTGAGATGCCAAAATAAATGGCTCATCTATTTTCCTATTTCCTCTATATAGTAAGTGAGAAAAGTTGACCAAAGTGAAATTAAACTCATCACGTTTCAATCCTAAATTATAGTCAACCCAATCACACTTGAACAGTACAAATTTCAAGTTATTGGTGTACCTCACTTCTATTATATCCTTCAAAACACCATAAAATGACACGTCCCCTGATATTGGATTCTTATCCTTACTACTCGAGAAACTATTGGTAGTAGCATTCAAGAAAATTCCACTATTTTGGGTTTTTCTTCTCATCTCCCGTTTCTTAGTATGAAAACGCAGTCCATTTACAATATACCCTGTGTAACGACGAGCCCATTTACTTGGCCCAGCAGCTAAAAATGGAATATCCTGGTCTACAATTTCAGTATTTGTGTTTGCCATTTCATTTAcctattgataaaaaaaatggcaaTGTAAAATATGCATTAAATAgcataaagaaataaaacattgttaaattatactccctccgtccactaattgttgtcCTAAGTGAAGTGTAAATTTACACTTCACCTAGgacaacaattagtggacggagggagtattatgaaCTTACTTGAAATTTAAACCAATCAGGAAAGGTTTCAGTGTGAAGCTTTTGTCTATCATAACTTGACATGCGCCTATTTTTACGTAGTATCTCACGCAAATGATCACTGCAATATTagaatattattaaattacaaacttttttacatattttatttttttatatttattttttaagtgtGATTTACACGTAATTTTTTATACTTAGTTTTTCAAGTACGATTTATTTGTCATATGCATATAATCATGCATTTTGCCAGTAGgtattgaaatttaataaagTTGTGTAGGGATGATAATTGACATTTATTTATGATCTTagaaaaaaatgagatattattttgagttttgtgatatatttacattcattttgtattttatgaATAGGCTCTTTTAAAGGAGTTGAAGGAAAAGTTGCCTGAGGATTTGCGGGATGATATTGATGCTAATAATGAGATATATAAAGATGTTATCGGAAAGGAAGCAGTAGGATATTTACGCAACATCAATGCTCCTGGAAAGAATGTGATTTTCACCTCAAGAGATGAGTTTGATAGAGCTGTGCAGGAAAAATCTAACGATATAGTGGCAAATATTCGCAAGGGATTTGAAGAGGAACTGTCTAAATTCAAAGATAACTATTCCTCTGAAATGGAGATGTTGCAGGCTCGACTCCTCACATTAGAGGATAGCAATGTTCATGTAAGTTATCTTTATATaactcatttacatcatatgatttttaataacttatatttattataatatgcAAGGTGTCGGGAACTATCAATTCTCGACGCATACAAGCTCTCAATAAAGAGTCATCAGTTGAAGGATTTATGAACATGAACGTGTCGAACTCGAGTGAAGCAAATGAATCTTTGGAGGTAAATAACCAAAATTTCACTAGTTTTTTTGAAGTATATTAACTTTTAGCATTGTTGTAATATTATCTTTAACCAATTTATTAGATTCGAGAAGAGATGAATAACTCGGGTCATGAGGACATTATAAATACTCGTTTAGATGATGCACCTCTGCAGGTTTTGttattcattatatttttcaatcaatTTACTTAGTATATGtatgaaattaatttattttattaacttTATGTAGGAACATGGAAAAAGTGCCAGAAGGAAAAGCAAGAGGAAAACAAAATGATGTTGAATGTCATTGTCGCTTACGGAATTTGGATTCGTAGATAAATTTAAACTTTGATAGTTGGTTTTTTTAaatagtatagaaaacataacaAGTTGTGTTATGCTATTTTCAGTTATTTAtttagaaaatatttattttaatacttttaATAATTGATATATTTCTTTCATTCATGTGATATATATTGTGTTGGTTTTGTTTAAATTCGCTAATGAGACATTATttatgaataaaataataaaattagccAATTAAAGGTAATATAAATGACGCATATttttaaagataataataaggTGATGCATAAGATGTTGTATATTTTGcgacattatattaatttttgcaacatatatatttatgttgcAAAACTATGCAACGTTTTAATTATGATATCACATGTGTCGCAAGCAATTACCTCACATTAATTATAGTGTCACATATTTAGACATGTCATTTAAGTTAGTGTCGTATAAGTGATGCAAGATATATGACATGATTAAAGTGACATAAAATTGTTGTATATTTTGCGACATTTAATACAAATATTGCAACAAATGTTATATGTCGCAATATTATGCGACACTTTAAATATGATACTACAAGCGTCGTAAAATTTCACATCACATTAATTGTAATGTCACGAACTATTGTCGCAAATTATGATGCATCATTAGAACTAGTGATGCATAAAGTCTCGTATATGTTGCgacataaatttaaaaagtgTCGTAAAAATGATATGTCACATCAATTGTAATGTCACAAGCAAGTGTCGCAAATTAGGACGCGTCATTATAATTAATGTCATTTAATGTGTCGCAAACTAAGGTGCGTCACTAAGATTAATGACACGTAATATGTCGCAAACTAAGGTGCGTCACTAAGATTAATGACACGTAATGTGTCGCAAACTAAGGTGCGTCACTAAGATTAATGACACGTAATGTGTAGCAAATTTTATGCGACATCTAATTTAGTGATGCAAACAGTGTTGTAAATGTTGCGTCATTGTTGAAAAATAATGTCGTAAATTAACATCATAACCTTTTGCGACAAAATTCTTCGTGACGCACAAAATGTCGCAAATTAGCTTTTGCGACATAAAAACTAAAGTTTGCGACACATTTTTCGTGTCGCAAAAAGTCGTGTTTCTTGTAGTGTGGGCCTCCGCCTTTCTTACTTTTTTCAGCCCATCTTACCTGCAAGTTAGcgcatccaaacaaaacaacttaaaagaaaagaaaaattcgGTAAAGGCCATACCGAAGaaaccacactgggttgcctcccagcatgcgctcttgtttcccgtcTCGAGCTCGACTCTCCTTCCCTCTTTACTCGTAcacagggtcgagaaggtggcattcctccttctccttttctacTTCAGCAAGTTCATGGTAGGGCTTCAGGCGATGTccattcaccacgaacgtatcGACTCCATTGTGATCGTACACTTCTATGCTTCCATTTGAAAAAgtttctttgatcacgaatggtcctgaccattttgaacgaagttttccagccatcatcttgaagcgtgaattGAAAAGTAGAACTTTTTGTCCTACCAAGAATTCCTTCTttctgatcttggcatcatggatcctccTGGTCCGCTCTTTGTAGAGCACCGCATtatcgtaagcctccaaccgaagttcttccaactcactcagctgcaGCTTCCttgcttctccagctagggtcatactgaggttaatttgcttgattgcccagtacgccttatgttcgATTTCCACAGGTAAATGACATCTTTTCTCATAAAGTAAGCAGAACGGGGACATTCCGATGGGTGTGTTGAAAGCAGTTCGGTATACCCATAACGCGTCCCCCAAATGATTACTCCAGTCTTTGCAGTTAGGGTGTACCACTTTTTCCAAGATGCTTTTTATCTCTCTGTTGGAAATCTCAGCCTGGCCATTGGCCTGAGGGTAATATGCTGTagtgaccttgtgtgtcacccccaccTTCTTACTCAGTGCTCTGATAGTGGCATTACAGAAGTGAGACCCCTgatcactgattagaattttgggtataccGTACCTCTCGAACACTTGCTCCTTCAGGAATCCTACCACGGTGTGAGCATCATTacttgcggttgccttggcttcaacccactttgacaCGTAATCAACTGCCACCAGAATATACTCGTAGGTCCTTGACTTTGGGAAaggtcccataaagtcaattccccacaCGTCAAAAATCTCAACtggcatgattggaacttgtggcatttcatctcttgcggtaatacctccagtcaactggcacttcgggcagctctgcACCCACTTTCTTGCATCCGcgaatatggtgggccagtagaatccactctccaaaattctgtggGCTGTGCGCTTTCCCCCAAAATGCCCGCTgtttgctgttccatgacacatgtctaGAATTTGGGCATgttcatcctcaggtatgcaccTCCGTATGACTTGGTCTGCTCCAGTCCTCCAAAGGTATGGATCCTCCCAGTAATAGAATCATGCTTGCACAAGTAACTTCATTTGTTCGAACCTTGTCAATCTTGGGGGTAACTCTTTAGTGatcagatagttagctatatcGGCATACCATGGCTCCTGGTTGGCTAGAGCATTCAGTTCTTCTCCTCCTACTCGGGTGTATACGGAGTATAACTTTTCGTCTGGAAAAGTATCAGTAATGGGCATaccatcatcctcttccagttgcaacTTGCTCAAATGATCCGCCACAAGATTGGCAGCTCCCTTTTTATCTCTTATTTCGATGTTGAACTCTTGCAAAAGTAGGATCCACCTGATGAGCCGAGGTTTAGACTCCTTTTTGGCCATCAAATACTTCAACGCtgcatgatccgtgtagaccaccgcctttgttcccaaaaggtaggaacgaaaTTTCTCTATGGCGAACACCACTGCTAAGAGTTCCTTCTCGGTAGTGGTATAGCTGCATTGTGCTGGATTCAGAGTCTTGGATGCGTAATAGATCACACAACTCTCTTTGCCTTTCTTTTgccccagtactgctccaacggcatgattgctggcatcacacataattttgAACGGTAAGTCCCATACCGGAGGTTGAATAATAGGGGCTgacaccaacttgtttctcaaaattgtgaatgcctccttGCAATCCTCATCAAACTCGAACGACACATCCtgttgaagaagtctggtcatgggctgagCAATTTTGGCGAAATCTTTAATGAATCGCCGGTAGAACCCTGCATGACCAAGGAACGCCCGTACGTGCTTTACTGTTGTCGGGTAGggcaatttggcgatggaatcaacCTTCGCCTTATCCACTTCGATTCCCCTCTCCGAGATCACGTGCCCCAGCACTATTCATTCCCtcaccataaaatggcatttctcATAGTTCAGGACCAGGCTCTTCTCCACacacattttcaacacaagcTCTAAatgcttcaaacatgtgtcgaaagagctaccatatacggtgaagtcatccatgaagacttcaatgcaattctcaagtaagtcgGAGAAaatgctcatcatgcaccgttgaaaAGTTCCCGGTGCATTGCATAATCCGAACGACATTCTTCGATATGCAAATGTTCCAAATAcacaggtgaaagtggttttctcctggtcttcatgtgccacaaagATTTGCATGTACCCGGAATATCCGTCgagaaaacagtaataggcattaccagcTAGCCTTTCCagcatctggtcgataaagggcaaTGGGAAGTGATCCTTCCTGGTTGCctcattcagcttcctgtagTCAATACAAACTCTCCATCCTGTTTGCAAACGGGTGGGGtacaagctcgccttgatcattctccacaacctgtattcctgacttcttcggtacgacatggactggactcacccattggctgtcgaatatgggatagatgattcccaattccaacaacttgagaatttctttcagtaccacttccttcatgactgggttcatcttcctttgagaATCTCGAACAGGTTTGGCTTCTTCCTCAAGATAGATGTGGTGCATGCACTCTGTGGGATTGATGCCTTTGATATCGGCTAAGGTCCAACCAATGGCTTCCCTGTTCTCccgtaatactctgaccaatcgATCTTGCTGCACAATAGTTAGATCAgcactgatgataactggtagtgtctcttctggtcccaaataagcatactgtaaatgcttaggtagtTTCTTGAGTTCTAGCGTGGGTGCTTTCTGGATTGAAGGAagcagcttctcgttctgcccatactgagtCAACAACTCTGGTTTGCTTGTCTCCGTTCCTCCAGCTAGATAGACCTCCTTGAtcaattccttgatcttctgatcTACCTCCACCTCAGCTTCCATGGTGCTTTCTCGGAGAGAGTAAAGCTCCATGATGGCTTCCTTgatctcatcatcctccatatgttctgcatcccgatcagtcagaccatactgGATCAATTTCTCTGTAGCATCCCCGGAACCAAAAGCAATTCCCTGTTCTTGCACCAAAGGTTCAAACACATCGATCATGTCCACCGTTTCCATTGCTTGCTTtctcttcatggtctcatagatgttgaattcttcttgaactccatcgaactcacatgtTAAGATTCCagttttcatatcgatcttggTTCCAGCGGTCATCATGAACGGTCTTCCCAATAATATGGCATTCTCCCCGGTTTCAGGTCCGGTGTCCAGAACATAGAAGTCAGCTGGGAAGATTAAATCtccaaccttgatcagtacgtcctccaccactccttcagggtaagcgttggatctgtcggccaactgtatgaccacacgggtgtacCTCATCTCAccaatattcaatctcttgtacacagccaatggcatcacattgaTCGAGGCTCCCAAGTCCATCATGGCCTTGTCCATGTTTGTTCCACCAATGTTGCACGGAATGGTGAACATCCCGGGATCCTTCCTCTTCGTGGGCAACTTCCGTTGGATCACTGCCGAGACACTCTCTCCCATCACGTAacggacttcttcctccatcttgacttttcttgaacaaaggtctttcaagaatttggcatactTGGGAATTTGCCTAATAGCATCAAGTAGGGGTATGCTCAGTTCAactttttgaaacatcttcatcatttcacttgcttccttctcttTAGCTTTCTGTCTCAGGCGTCCTGGGTAGGGTGCGTCGGTTGGGTTGCTACCTTcagcttgttcatcagttggaccTTTACCACTCTTATTCCAGCTTCCTTGAAGCAGTTCAGCCTCAGCTAACAACTCTTCCTCCTTTTCCTCTCCTTCTGGAAACTCAGTTAGCACAACTTGGGCGtgttctctggggttgattcccatggctgggagcttaccagcgttctcctccaATTTGGTCACTGCCTTAGTCAagtgactaatttgctggttggtttggttcatgccggcacgaatttcattgcAAAATTTCTCACTCTCTTTAGCCATGTTTTCTATGGCTTCTTCCCAGGGTGCTCTCCGGTGTGGTGGCTGGTAAGGAagttgttgttgattctggttgtggtgttgaggtggtcctagttggtactgttgttgatgttggttctgattatactgaggacgttgcatCTGTCctcccatattgttctgctgttgaggctgaccatcttgcttccaccgaaagttaGGATGATCTCTCCACCCTggattgtaagtgtttgcaaatggatcatacttccgtggatttccatcatgtcctccgatgGCATTAACGTCAACAATATCCTCGCCAAAATTGGGACAATTCTCAGATTGATGCCcggtggcatcgcaaaggccatACTGGCGAATCTTCTTCTGTATAGTCAGGCCCgacagaagttccttgagttcgttcatgctcttctccatagttttctccagtttggacatctcctccttctcttcGGTCTTTCTTggtttttccagatttctttcatgcccctcatcgcgtgattcttctgccatggtgcccaacaatTGAAAGATCTCCATTGGAGTCTTActcatcaatgatccattaCAGGCTGCTAGGACCAGACTGCGATCattcctccgcatgccctttacaaaactctccacctgatcttttggagaAATTTGGTGATGAGGACAGTTGCTTAGCATTCTCCTGAATCTCGTCCAatattcatagaaggattctagcccatcttgcctgatgctgcggatatcccatctcatccgctccactctTGATGCTGGGAAGAACTCTTCCAAGAAGGcatgttgcagttgtgcccatgtagtgacacttCCTGCGGGTAGGTCATACAACCATCTTCTCGCGTTGTCCACTAAGGTAAAAGGAAAGAGTATCagcttgacatactcttgctgttCATCACTGGATTGATGCATGATTGGcatttcaaaatcttggagatgagtgtgaggatcatctccttggtatccattgaacttcggtaagatctgaagtaAAGAAGGCTTcaggtcataccgacgaggtgcgaacgggtTTGCCggtaaggtgattccgttcggcctcaagttgagattagttgggtatgccaactgtctgagggtctgcaCCTGCTCGCCAGCTGCTTGTTCTGCTTCtgcttctgccatagcttcgcgtctcgctattcgtgcttcTGCGCGTAGTCATCTTTCGGTGCGATCAATATCAGGGTCAAACAacaatgctcttacagctctacgagttccacgcatacaccagtagcggaaaatggaatgaggagagaacaaaattgttgcgcgtcactctccggcaacggcgccaattttgacacacacccgtcgtgcggtgcgggtaaaatacttgtgtatgcccagtacagacaatacacgctcctacgtcccacaacaagaactcagtcttagtggcaagtgtagggtcgaatcccgcagggagtgaggaaccactttgttctccaacgacaaactgaggtgtcacaagtctcaatctgtatactctgcacaagaaaataacaagatcaataataacaaatgggtgaggttattcggttaggtcataactgttgttaacattcgtttcggtcataggcatactgataatccgtccatgatccatataaacccaaggtgtggcccaaagacattggggtgtttcaaggggttatacttcacatttaggatggttgatcccattgtggtcacttggtccgaaggtcacacattccccggtcacaaggcagtgcttcactcctccttagatagtagtcatacccgttactcaccaagtatgaccctcaccaaccttctctcccgaggtccccaactccgcactttgagtgacacatacctcctggacacaaccatttccagcttgttagccgaccagtcatagacatgctacggcgcagagattgctttcctcgtttgataaccatggctttatgcctcgtcataGTTGATGGATAgtttctagagaagcccaagactaaggaaggacagtgtatcccatcaatcctttccccaccttctggatctacaacgccttttgttgacgctgctcagccactcggtcttgggtatactggttgtcacgccctggtataccctggcctttgcttgacacggacagcgttttaccgaacggagatcacccgttaggcccctactgcccatggtttcgaataGATCCTTCcagaaccacgagattcaaccgaaagaacaaatgcctcacgaatgtttacatgttaacaacaattatttccacccctaaaacctcacctaaggaactactcacacataacagaattcataaatgcgaaatgaattaaacacattatgaaacaaaaggaaatactttAAATAAGATGAAAGTAATACCTAAGGCTACGAGCCTTGAATCTTGTTCGAATAAAAACACGATGGAAAATAGGAAATAGAACtggaatgtaaattgttttggatgccacacacggcgaattaaagtagtaaactaaaataaaacgGAGTTCAAAAGGGtgccaagagcttcttcacgTTGCACATCTTAAACCTTTTATACTGCCAATCGGTgaaggtctaaccctagctgcaccagcttcatatcttcatcgagatcttctttccttttttagctcaatccgtgattgatccgattgaagatagctTCCAGCTGCATGTTGTAGTCAAACTTCCCCTTCTTCCAGATTCTTCCAGCTCCTTCTTCGTTCTTCTCCATCCTTCCTCCAAATCTTCGGgatttacttttcttttctggctttggctgtctgcttcgcacagtagtggtcagacggattgctttcttcggtttgattcataccaggttggttgcttcaggttcccatgccccaagttagactggagaggtactgcggccgaagctccatgctggtaaacatgacatagcaatctgggcttggtaatgcccattccaaccacattttttccgtttccgctccactggatcttccttcctcaacaactttattttcccctggacagacctgaactgacacaaataaagagaaaaaatagggccaaatggcccaaaagtcaaAGACGCATCACTCACGCGGGCTGGCCATGCGGCCGTGCGAGTTTCCGAGTTTCCGCCCAAAAGTCtgttttttcagttttatacgcgattttggggtatttttgagtcctacttgacctagggcatataattactccccaagaacttattatGATGAACCTTTTATCATCATctatcatatttttatattttctgagagctgtgagagacggagaacggagcaagagcaagattgaa
This window encodes:
- the LOC131020580 gene encoding uncharacterized protein LOC131020580, with translation MSSYDRQKLHTETFPDWFKFQVNEMANTNTEIVDQDIPFLAAGPSKWARRYTGYIVNGLRFHTKKREMRRKTQNSGIFLNATTNSFSSSKDKNPISGDVSFYGVLKDIIEVRYTNNLKFVLFKCDWVDYNLGLKRDEFNFTLVNFSHLLYRGNRKIDEPFILASQAQQAWYIQDPVDPDWHVALKMTPRAVFNVDPEVNEFESTEDDHISCQQNEPDINNENISWTGADVDGVIVVDAIGEDNIDNFDDEVDEAEYFSSDKSDSNDDDDFFEDIIQSDENLTDKDD